A single Lactuca sativa cultivar Salinas chromosome 8, Lsat_Salinas_v11, whole genome shotgun sequence DNA region contains:
- the LOC111909573 gene encoding uncharacterized protein LOC111909573 → MLDCIQKAKIKWSVEGDENRNFFHGMLKRRRKQMAIRGISIDGGWITEPDLVKKEFFDYYQKKFHHFSGYIPSRVSSCFTKLGEGMVRDLEIEFNEEEVQVAVWSCEFYRMGVFPRGCNSSFLTLIPKVENPTEIKDYRPISLIGLQYKIIAKLLANRLAKVVGEIVHRVQSAFVEGRQILDGALMVNEVVMWATAKQKKMMLFKVDFEKAYDSVSWDYLDFILDVMGFGVRWQDWIRGCLRSARSSILLNGNPTGEFQMYRGLHQGDWDVENVWGLVRILRVFFISSGLQINLHKSKIYGIGVSTNACQQVANCTGCAPYSFPFLYLGLPVRDKMHRVAAWDTLLDRFQKRLSEVILNKKEYGGLAIGSLKAFNEALIYKWRWRFLNGANLLWVSLIKSCHGSDGSFSLSSSYRSKSGVWMRVVNLVWNLHNNGKIPFDSMRRQVGNGVSIRFWLDVWVGDVILKARFPRLFVVAVNGETIISDYWVGNTWEIPWRRSISGGVMESHLQQLHEVLDSLHITDRIDSWGWSLGVEDMFSVKSARSRLDLMSLSMGDSPTRWNISLSIKINIFIWRLILNRLPTRSNLHHQGIDVSTILCPCCGEVIEDGVHLFLKCSMAHQLWLKFARWIDLTAPSFNSIEDVFEWIDSQAVANARRLIIETTCATLIWVLWTYQNALVFRIVKYKKELMFDSIVSFSFNWFCSRNRKVKKTITGWLQNPLMN, encoded by the exons ATGTTGGATTGTATTCAAAAGGCAAAAATCAAGTGGTCGGTAGAAGGTGATGAGAATAGAAATTTTTTTCATGGCATgctaaaaagaagaagaaaacaaatGGCAATTAGAGGCATTTCAATTGATGGGGGGTGGATCACGGAACCCGACTTAGTTAAAAAAGAGTTTTTTGATTACTATCAAAAAAAGTTTCATCATTTCAGTGGTTATATCCCAAGTAGGGTTAGTTCTTGTTTTACTAAACTTGGTGAAGGAATGGTGCGTGATCTTGAGATTGAATTTAATGAAGAAGAGGTGCAGGTTGCGGTTTGGTCGTGTG AATTCTATAGGATGGGAGTGTTTCCTCGGGGGTGTAACTCGTCTTTTTTAACCTTAATCCCTAAGGTTGAAAATCCTACCGAGATTAAAGACTATAGACCTATTAGCTTGATTGGTTTGCAATATAAAATAATAGCTAAACTGTTAGCTAATCGGTTGGCTAAGGTGGTAGGAGAGATTGTTCATCGTGTGCAGTCGGCTTTTGTTGAAGGAAGGCAAATTTTGGATGGTGCTTTGATGGTTAATGAGGTAGTTATGTGGGCGACAGCTAAACAGAAAAAGATGATGCTTTTTAAAGTTGATTTTGAAAAGGCATACGATTCGGTATCGTGGGATTATTTAGATTTTATTCTTGATGTTATGGGGTTCGGGGTTAGATGGCAGGATTGGATACGAGGGTGTTTGAGATCTGCTAGATCGTCGATCCTACTCAATGGTAACCCTACTGGTGAATTTCAGATGTATAGAGGTCTCCATCAAG GCGACTGGGATGTTGAAAATGTGTGGGGTCTTGTTCGTATCCTTCGGGTTTTTTTCATTTCTTCCGGCCTACAGATCAATCTTCATAAGTCAAAGATCTATGGGATTGGAGTTTCTACAAATGCGTGTCAACAAGTCGCTAATTGTACAGGTTGTGCTCCATATTCATTTCCTTTTTTGTATCTTGGTTTACCTGTTAGGGATAAAATGCATAGGGTGGCAGCTTGGGATACTCTTTTGGATAGGTTTCAAAAAAGACTTTCT GAGGTTATTTTAAACAAGAAAGAGTATGGCGGGTTGGCGATTGGTAGTTTGAAAGCTTTCAATGAGGCTTTAATTTACAAGTGGAGATGGCGATTCCTAAATGGTGCTAATCTCCTTTGGGTTAGTTTGATCAAAAGTTGTCATGGGAGTGATGGTAGTTTTTCGTTGTCTTCATCTTATAGGTCAAAGTCGGGGGTATGGATGAGGGTGGTTAATTTAGTTTGGAATCTTCATAATAATGGTAAGATTCCTTTTGATTCTATGAGAAGACAAGTAGGTAATGGTGTGAGTATTAGATTTTGGTTGGATGTATGGGTGGGGGATGTTATTTTAAAGGCTAGATTTCCAAGGTTGTTTGTTGTGGCAGTCAATGGTGAGACGATTATCAGTGATTATTGGGTGGGTAATACTTGGGAGATTCCATGGAGGAGATCGATAAGTGGGGGAGTGATGGAATCCCATCTTCAGCAATTACATGAGGTGTTGGATTCACTTCATATTACAGATAGAATAGACTCGTGGGGATGGTCTCTTGGGGTGGAAGACATGTTCTCCGTCAAGTCTGCTAGATCTCGTTTAGACCTCATGTCGCTTTCTATGGGTGATAGTCCTACCAGGTGGAATATTTCTCTTTctataaaaattaatatttttatatggaggCTTATCCTTAATCGCTTACCGACAAGGAGTAACCTTCATCATCAGGGAATTGATGTGTCTACTATTTTATGTCCATGTTGTGGGGAGGTGATAGAAGATGGTGTTCACTTATTTTTGAAGTGTTCGATGGCTCATCAATTATGGCTTAAGTTTGCTAGATGGATAGATCTGACGGCGCCATCCTTTAACTCTATTGAAGATGTTTTTGAGTGGATTGATAGTCAAGCTGTTGCAAATGCTCGAAGATTGATCATTGAGACAACTTGTGCTACTCTAATTTGGGTTCTTTGGACTTATCAGAATGCGTTAGTTTTTAGGATCGTGAAGTACAAAAAAGAGTTGATGTTTGATTCTATTGTCTCGTTTTCTTTTAATTGGTTTTGTAGTAGGAATCGTAAAGTTAAGAAAACTATAACCGGGTGGCTTCAAAATCCGCTCATGAACTAA